A window of the Scleropages formosus chromosome 21, fSclFor1.1, whole genome shotgun sequence genome harbors these coding sequences:
- the dynll1 gene encoding dynein light chain 1, cytoplasmic, with protein MSDRKAVIKNADMSEEMQQDAVECATQALEKYNIEKDIAAYIKKEFDKKYNPTWHCIVGRNFGSYVTHETKHFIYFYLGQVAILLFKSG; from the exons ATGTCTGACAGGAAGGCAGTGATTAAGAATGCTGACATGTCGGAGGAGATGCAGCAGGATGCCGTGGAGTGCGCGACCCAGGCTCTGGAGAAGTACAACATCGAGAAGGACATTGCTGCATATATCAAGAAG GAGTTTGACAAGAAGTACAATCCCACTTggcattgcattgtggggagGAATTTTGGAAGTTATGTCACCCACGAGACGAAGCATTTCATCTACTTCTACCTGGGCCAGGTGGCCATCTTGCTGTTCAAATCTGGCTGA